A region from the Vibrio artabrorum genome encodes:
- a CDS encoding IS5 family transposase, with the protein MPKPRYKTTNWKQYNQSLINRGSLTFWIDEEAISGWAQSKQNKRGRPRRFSDLAITTALMVKRVFSMPLRALQGFIDSIFRLAHVPLSCPHYTCISRRAKQVEVSFKTKTRGAIQHLAIDATGLKVYGEGEWKVKKHGTDGKRRVWRKLHIAVDTNTHEIIAAELSLSTVTDGEVLPNLLKQTRRSILKVSGDGAYDTRACHAAIKIKGAIALIPPREGAAFWERGHPRNLAVGCQKLYGSNKYWKERYGYHKRSLSETAMYRVKQLLGGKLSLRNYNAQVGETYAMIKALNKLTGLGMPETCRID; encoded by the coding sequence ATGCCTAAACCACGTTACAAAACAACTAACTGGAAGCAATACAACCAATCACTCATTAACCGTGGTTCTCTGACCTTTTGGATTGATGAAGAAGCAATAAGCGGATGGGCGCAAAGCAAACAGAATAAGCGCGGGAGGCCGCGTCGGTTCAGTGATTTAGCTATCACGACAGCACTCATGGTCAAACGAGTTTTTTCTATGCCATTGAGAGCGCTGCAAGGATTTATCGACTCGATATTTAGGTTAGCCCATGTACCGTTAAGTTGTCCGCATTACACCTGCATCAGTCGTAGAGCCAAGCAAGTTGAGGTTTCATTTAAGACTAAAACGAGAGGAGCGATACAGCACCTAGCTATTGATGCTACTGGCCTTAAGGTTTATGGCGAAGGTGAATGGAAAGTCAAAAAACATGGGACGGATGGCAAGCGTAGAGTCTGGCGAAAGCTGCATATTGCAGTCGATACCAACACTCATGAGATCATTGCCGCCGAGCTAAGTTTATCGACGGTTACAGATGGAGAAGTACTCCCGAACTTACTGAAACAAACACGCCGAAGTATCCTTAAGGTGTCTGGTGATGGCGCTTACGACACGAGAGCGTGTCACGCTGCTATTAAGATTAAGGGAGCTATTGCGCTTATTCCCCCAAGAGAAGGGGCTGCCTTTTGGGAGCGTGGTCACCCTCGAAATCTCGCCGTGGGTTGCCAGAAATTATACGGCTCAAATAAGTATTGGAAAGAGCGGTATGGATACCACAAACGTTCACTCTCAGAAACAGCGATGTATCGAGTTAAACAGTTGCTAGGAGGGAAACTGAGCTTAAGAAATTACAATGCCCAGGTGGGTGAAACTTACGCGATGATAAAAGCGTTGAACAAGCTTACTGGGTTAGGTATGCCTGAAACTTGTCGCATTGACTAA
- a CDS encoding multidrug effflux MFS transporter, which produces MKNKVSFILALLICFLSLGGLISTDIFLPALKSMGEFYDATPQDMQSSIAIFLLGISIAQLIYGPITDSLGRKKVLLFGLLVWFLSTVGVYLSQDFRSLMILRLLQGIGACAGITISRAIISDLLDKESAGLFYLTIFPFVGMSPAIAPMIGGVLSDNFGWKSCFLFLTIFIFVTIILSLFVLKETLPKEKRIPFNFKSLSLNTVKVLKFGPFLYYSAIPCFAYAIYFAYIVESPFILTSLGLGGELVGYSYFTLSLTYVLGNITAKKLAKKQGVNATIDLGYKIFFIGGLLFGLQTYISPFPVFTSILTISILTFGNGFLLPLGTASAIGSVPDLSGIASGIMGCMQIGSAAASSYFIGILSNHDNLKTGVIIAISSFIGITIYTLGKKEEKKFSSAINKGVQNE; this is translated from the coding sequence TTGAAAAATAAAGTGTCTTTTATATTGGCATTATTAATATGTTTCTTATCTTTAGGTGGATTAATATCTACAGATATTTTTCTTCCTGCATTAAAAAGTATGGGTGAATTTTATGATGCAACTCCACAGGACATGCAAAGTTCTATAGCTATATTTTTACTTGGAATATCAATAGCGCAACTTATTTATGGACCAATTACAGATAGTCTTGGAAGAAAGAAAGTTCTGTTATTTGGATTATTAGTTTGGTTCCTTTCGACGGTTGGAGTCTATTTATCTCAAGATTTTCGGTCTTTAATGATATTAAGATTGCTACAAGGTATTGGGGCATGTGCGGGGATAACAATTAGTAGAGCTATAATCAGTGATTTACTTGATAAAGAGAGCGCAGGTCTTTTCTATTTAACAATATTTCCATTTGTTGGTATGTCACCTGCGATAGCTCCAATGATAGGAGGTGTTCTAAGTGATAATTTTGGATGGAAATCGTGCTTTCTATTTTTGACGATATTCATCTTTGTTACGATAATTCTTAGCTTATTTGTATTAAAGGAAACACTACCTAAAGAGAAAAGAATTCCATTTAACTTCAAGTCCCTATCACTAAATACTGTCAAGGTATTGAAGTTCGGCCCATTTTTATACTACTCGGCAATTCCGTGTTTTGCTTACGCAATATATTTTGCCTACATCGTTGAGTCGCCATTCATACTTACATCCCTAGGGTTAGGTGGCGAGTTGGTTGGATACTCATATTTTACTTTGTCTCTGACTTATGTTTTAGGAAATATTACAGCCAAAAAATTGGCAAAAAAACAAGGCGTAAACGCGACTATAGACCTTGGCTATAAGATATTTTTTATTGGTGGCCTTTTATTCGGATTGCAAACATACATCAGTCCATTTCCAGTTTTCACAAGTATTCTGACTATTTCTATTCTGACATTCGGTAATGGTTTCTTATTACCTCTAGGAACAGCTAGCGCAATCGGTTCAGTTCCTGATTTATCTGGTATTGCCTCTGGAATTATGGGATGTATGCAAATAGGAAGTGCAGCAGCCTCATCATACTTTATTGGGATTTTGTCAAACCACGATAATTTAAAAACAGGTGTGATAATCGCAATTTCATCTTTCATTGGAATTACAATTTATACACTTGGTAAAAAAGAAGAAAAGAAATTTAGCAGCGCAATTAATAAAGGTGTGCAAAATGAATAA
- a CDS encoding beta/alpha barrel domain-containing protein gives MNNLQNVDVTLRDGGYLNNFNFTLEYAIEHVRNMTLSNIEWIEIGYKNGSFKPINNIGITGVCSNQYVSKIHQAVPEANLCVICHTKNISKSDITHLFENGVGFLRLCLNIDTCTDEYFHQTLSYAEYAKSLGMLVSINAVRVSQTKLNKLINLVWAAEKCGVDIIYLADSNGSLTPRLVNKYISTLANTSDSMRIGFHAHDNINMAMANSIEAHLAGAEFIDSSISGMGKGSGNLNIESWISYVTNNLGSDKYRLGHLFKQCDILSAQSFFIKPERKVLDMILAVSNLSVEYKENPLFANMDDVDKVLEGALSLSGGIPA, from the coding sequence ATGAATAATTTACAAAATGTAGATGTGACGTTACGTGACGGCGGGTATTTAAATAATTTCAACTTTACCTTGGAATATGCTATCGAACATGTAAGAAATATGACGCTAAGTAACATAGAATGGATTGAAATTGGTTATAAAAATGGTTCATTTAAGCCAATTAATAACATTGGAATTACAGGTGTGTGTAGTAACCAATATGTATCAAAGATCCATCAAGCAGTACCAGAAGCAAACCTTTGTGTTATTTGTCATACCAAGAATATCTCAAAATCTGATATTACGCATCTCTTTGAAAATGGCGTTGGATTCTTAAGATTGTGTTTAAACATTGACACTTGTACTGATGAATATTTCCATCAAACATTAAGTTATGCTGAATATGCGAAAAGTCTTGGCATGTTGGTTAGTATTAATGCAGTTCGTGTAAGTCAGACCAAGCTGAATAAATTGATAAACCTTGTTTGGGCTGCAGAGAAATGTGGAGTAGATATCATATATCTTGCTGATTCCAATGGGAGCTTGACACCAAGACTTGTAAATAAATACATCTCTACACTCGCAAATACCAGCGATTCGATGAGAATAGGCTTTCATGCTCATGACAACATTAATATGGCTATGGCTAATAGCATTGAAGCGCACCTAGCCGGAGCTGAATTCATTGATAGCTCCATATCGGGAATGGGTAAAGGCTCTGGCAACTTAAACATTGAAAGTTGGATCAGTTATGTAACTAATAATTTAGGCTCCGACAAGTATCGACTTGGTCATTTATTCAAGCAATGCGACATCCTTAGCGCTCAATCTTTCTTTATAAAACCTGAGAGAAAAGTCTTAGACATGATTCTTGCCGTTAGTAACCTAAGTGTCGAATACAAGGAAAACCCACTATTCGCTAACATGGATGATGTCGATAAAGTACTTGAAGGGGCGCTAAGTTTAAGTGGGGGGATTCCTGCTTGA
- a CDS encoding isocitrate/isopropylmalate family dehydrogenase yields MEKKKVLVLPGDGIGVDVCNAALPIFDVLALPIELSFGDIGWSCWENEGTPIPVRTWDQISKSDAVLLGAITSKGKDEAEKALPKELQNKNWQYVSPVIQLRQQLGLFANIRPAHYINGDREPFDLCVIRENTEGLYAGFDFKGIPENLDNFLTHPNIGVYGPKEVAWSVRLQTKHGLSRLFKKAFIYAEDHGLKRVTFADKPNVMRESGKFAKDIFFDIASNYPDITADIHNVDAVALWLVKKPHEFGVIVAENMFGDILSDLVAGVMGGLGVAPSANIGSDIAYFEPVHGSAPKMAGKGKANPCALFMSIALMLDYLGYPDHASRLEVAVKHVIKSRVALSYDFGGDATTVEVAKAIIDAYRNQTEGRTVAILTIGDELLSGKSINTNLSDLSQIAEHKGYSVVRQIVCSDSVGDIEQTISKLAGDVDYLVLSGGLGPTSDDRTRFAVAEVAKESLVFNDCSWRHIESRLTNFNVAVDESNRVQAMFPETAAILSNPIGTANGFSLNIYGTKVLVLPGPPAEAKYLLDKYLAEIVNASNSTNSYKWSIMGVSEGEVGTFFETTLKKYDLKLHYLWKYPYVQVEAILPKGHTVADSTLRTIRKEFGKLLISESGEKASEIVSRQNLGINWESNSESISKNISKELSAITSNKNINTTIHFEIYPSLSELLNNKIFTGDCWLVCHDDNGNKDSISFPCRGSEIQVFIKEYLCNFVLRLSESNIKDAVC; encoded by the coding sequence ATGGAAAAGAAAAAAGTCCTAGTCCTTCCTGGGGACGGTATTGGTGTGGATGTCTGTAACGCTGCGTTACCAATATTTGATGTTTTAGCACTGCCTATTGAATTGTCATTTGGAGATATTGGTTGGTCTTGTTGGGAAAACGAAGGCACTCCAATACCAGTGAGAACCTGGGATCAAATATCAAAATCGGATGCAGTACTGCTAGGTGCCATTACCAGCAAAGGTAAAGATGAAGCCGAGAAGGCACTTCCGAAAGAACTTCAAAATAAAAATTGGCAATATGTGTCACCTGTCATTCAACTGCGACAACAACTTGGTCTCTTCGCTAATATTCGACCAGCACATTATATTAACGGAGACCGGGAACCGTTTGATCTATGCGTTATAAGGGAAAATACAGAAGGATTGTATGCTGGTTTTGATTTCAAGGGGATTCCCGAGAATCTAGATAACTTTCTGACTCACCCTAATATCGGTGTTTACGGCCCTAAAGAAGTAGCCTGGTCTGTTCGCCTACAAACGAAGCACGGACTTTCTAGATTATTTAAGAAAGCGTTCATTTATGCCGAAGACCACGGTCTTAAAAGAGTAACCTTTGCAGATAAGCCAAACGTAATGCGTGAAAGCGGTAAATTTGCAAAAGACATATTTTTTGATATTGCGAGTAACTATCCTGATATCACAGCTGACATACACAACGTTGATGCAGTTGCCTTATGGTTAGTTAAGAAACCACATGAGTTTGGTGTAATTGTCGCTGAGAATATGTTCGGAGATATCTTATCGGATTTGGTTGCTGGTGTAATGGGTGGCTTAGGTGTAGCTCCTAGCGCGAATATAGGCTCAGATATTGCGTACTTTGAACCAGTTCATGGCAGTGCACCCAAAATGGCTGGAAAGGGAAAGGCGAACCCTTGTGCGTTATTTATGTCTATTGCATTAATGCTGGATTACTTGGGATATCCAGATCACGCATCTCGTCTAGAAGTTGCCGTAAAGCATGTCATAAAATCTCGTGTAGCCCTTAGTTATGATTTTGGAGGAGACGCTACAACTGTTGAAGTCGCTAAAGCGATTATCGATGCATATCGAAATCAAACCGAAGGTAGGACAGTGGCCATATTAACTATCGGTGACGAATTACTTTCGGGAAAATCAATAAATACTAATTTATCTGATTTATCCCAAATTGCCGAGCACAAGGGCTATTCAGTGGTTAGGCAGATAGTTTGTAGCGATTCCGTTGGAGACATTGAACAAACCATTTCAAAACTAGCTGGTGATGTTGACTACCTGGTGCTCTCCGGTGGTTTAGGGCCTACAAGTGATGACCGAACCAGATTTGCAGTAGCTGAAGTGGCCAAAGAAAGCTTAGTCTTTAACGACTGTTCCTGGAGACATATAGAGTCACGTTTGACAAATTTCAACGTAGCTGTAGATGAGTCAAATCGAGTTCAAGCTATGTTCCCTGAAACCGCAGCTATTTTAAGTAACCCAATTGGCACTGCTAATGGCTTCTCTTTAAACATTTATGGAACAAAAGTACTTGTCTTGCCTGGTCCACCAGCCGAAGCAAAATATTTACTTGACAAGTACTTAGCCGAAATCGTAAATGCTTCAAATTCTACCAATAGCTACAAATGGAGCATTATGGGCGTAAGCGAAGGAGAGGTAGGGACTTTTTTTGAAACAACGCTCAAGAAATATGATTTAAAACTCCATTACCTTTGGAAGTACCCATATGTGCAGGTCGAAGCAATTCTTCCTAAAGGGCATACTGTTGCTGACTCAACACTTCGAACCATAAGAAAGGAATTTGGAAAACTTCTCATTAGTGAAAGTGGCGAAAAAGCATCGGAGATAGTATCTAGACAAAATCTCGGTATTAACTGGGAATCCAATAGTGAATCAATTAGTAAAAACATTTCGAAGGAACTGTCTGCTATTACTAGCAACAAAAATATCAATACAACTATTCATTTTGAAATTTACCCTTCGTTAAGTGAATTACTGAATAATAAGATTTTCACAGGCGATTGTTGGTTAGTTTGTCACGACGATAACGGAAATAAGGACTCAATCTCATTCCCGTGCCGTGGGTCAGAAATCCAAGTGTTTATAAAAGAATATCTATGTAATTTCGTGCTCAGATTATCAGAGAGTAATATAAAGGATGCTGTATGCTAA
- a CDS encoding RraA family protein, whose translation MLTNKQKELRARLLALDTPAISDALDSLSINGGLLGIQCRINGLKMAGPAFTVKYKPIQFDSQHFKNAGNYIDNVPECSVVLVDNQGRTDCTSWGGILTTKAKLKNLAGTVIFGSVRDLQEINEKEYPLFSAGVYMVSGKNRAVVEATNVPLNINGTTVKDSDWLFGDMNGVLAIPAEHLEEVIYRAEKTEQTELNILGAISGGQNLEEARVQHGYSEPWKEK comes from the coding sequence ATGCTAACTAACAAACAAAAAGAACTCCGAGCAAGACTACTTGCCTTAGATACACCGGCGATTTCTGATGCATTGGATAGTTTATCAATAAACGGTGGTCTGCTAGGTATTCAGTGTAGAATTAACGGCCTGAAAATGGCTGGTCCGGCATTTACCGTTAAATACAAACCAATACAGTTTGATTCGCAGCATTTTAAAAACGCAGGAAACTACATCGACAACGTACCTGAGTGCAGTGTGGTTTTAGTTGATAACCAAGGACGTACGGACTGTACTAGCTGGGGCGGCATACTAACCACAAAAGCCAAACTAAAAAATTTAGCTGGAACTGTCATTTTTGGCTCAGTTCGCGATCTACAGGAAATCAATGAAAAAGAATACCCTTTGTTCTCAGCAGGGGTGTACATGGTTTCGGGAAAAAACCGAGCAGTAGTTGAAGCGACTAACGTACCACTGAACATCAATGGAACAACTGTTAAAGACTCGGACTGGCTGTTTGGTGACATGAATGGTGTTCTGGCGATCCCCGCTGAACACTTGGAAGAAGTGATTTATAGGGCAGAAAAAACCGAACAAACCGAGTTAAATATTCTCGGTGCAATTTCTGGTGGCCAAAATCTCGAAGAAGCCAGAGTACAACACGGCTATAGTGAGCCCTGGAAGGAAAAGTAG
- a CDS encoding DUF6282 family protein: MSEFSSYWSERLEFLDVHYHADVDQFKRRYNVIQAGEMYQKLKGGVVLKNHLGNCASLASLAQSFDLPVFGSTVLNDISGGLSVQPIKNALCQYEFKLKGRMLVHLPTIVPNKHKSKLTRSYTNEQVVKFATKSIKITDDDGKLLDSVKEIIEFAEKQNIVISTGHAAKHEIFALVEYIHGHSKKVKLMLNQPANPITGLSAKELRQFEGFDWLYTEQTALTLLLGYQSIEDFADVVTNQKNVVYSSDLGQISQIDIPEWRAQSATWFETIGLTKSRVQEISLETPLKMLDPD, from the coding sequence GTGTCAGAATTTTCCAGTTATTGGAGTGAGCGTCTTGAGTTTCTAGACGTTCATTACCATGCAGATGTAGACCAATTCAAAAGGCGCTATAACGTTATACAAGCGGGGGAAATGTACCAAAAGCTAAAAGGAGGCGTGGTACTTAAGAATCATCTTGGTAATTGTGCATCTTTAGCTAGTTTGGCTCAAAGTTTTGATTTACCCGTTTTTGGTTCCACCGTTCTAAATGATATATCGGGAGGCCTTAGCGTCCAGCCAATAAAGAATGCTCTTTGCCAATATGAGTTTAAGCTCAAAGGAAGAATGTTGGTCCACTTGCCAACCATTGTTCCTAATAAGCATAAGAGTAAGCTAACTCGTTCATACACTAATGAACAGGTGGTTAAATTTGCCACTAAGTCTATAAAAATAACCGACGATGATGGCAAGCTACTCGATAGTGTAAAAGAGATCATCGAGTTTGCCGAAAAGCAAAACATCGTTATTTCTACGGGCCACGCAGCAAAGCATGAAATATTCGCTTTGGTGGAATACATTCATGGTCATAGTAAAAAAGTTAAGCTGATGCTCAATCAGCCAGCAAATCCTATTACTGGCCTTTCTGCAAAGGAGCTAAGACAGTTTGAAGGGTTTGACTGGTTGTATACTGAACAAACAGCACTAACACTTTTATTAGGCTACCAATCGATTGAAGACTTTGCGGATGTAGTAACTAACCAAAAAAATGTAGTATATAGCTCAGATTTAGGTCAGATCAGTCAAATAGATATTCCCGAATGGAGGGCTCAATCAGCGACTTGGTTTGAAACCATAGGATTAACTAAATCCAGAGTGCAGGAAATATCATTAGAAACGCCACTCAAAATGTTGGACCCTGATTGA
- a CDS encoding LysR family transcriptional regulator: MIKEMKSFRMVVTKGGFRAAAMELNISPSLVTKHINALEQKLNTALLKRNSRNITMTTEGKVFYDNVINLLKDYDLCMHQQMSVLSDINGKLKVGVPHSINNLHLLPRLNKFIEKHPNINLELISGNHSLELFSHGYDLAFHCGNLPDSNLYFTKLGYWRKKTCLTRKYMEKYGTPKIPADLENHNCIVHFANRTATWKYVVNKLEVDVAVRGNTTINNSLDILKFTSENLGICYLPDFTVSQELERGELITVLDEFMPPPLPIYLVHINRNLSPKEKAFVEFIKSLKICSC; this comes from the coding sequence ATGATTAAAGAAATGAAATCCTTTAGAATGGTGGTTACTAAAGGTGGATTCAGAGCTGCCGCCATGGAACTGAATATATCGCCATCGTTAGTGACTAAACACATAAACGCCCTAGAACAGAAGCTTAATACTGCTTTGTTAAAAAGAAACTCAAGAAACATTACTATGACGACCGAAGGTAAGGTCTTCTATGACAATGTGATTAATCTACTTAAAGATTATGACCTCTGTATGCATCAACAGATGAGCGTTCTTAGCGATATAAACGGGAAACTCAAAGTTGGTGTTCCACATTCAATAAACAACCTTCACCTTTTACCGAGATTAAATAAATTTATTGAAAAACACCCTAATATAAATTTGGAATTAATATCAGGCAATCATTCCCTGGAATTATTCAGTCATGGATACGATTTAGCTTTTCACTGCGGCAATCTGCCTGACTCTAACTTATATTTTACTAAATTAGGATACTGGAGAAAAAAGACCTGTCTCACCAGAAAATACATGGAAAAATATGGAACACCTAAAATACCAGCTGATTTAGAAAACCACAATTGCATTGTTCATTTTGCCAACAGAACGGCAACATGGAAATATGTCGTTAACAAACTAGAAGTTGATGTGGCGGTTAGGGGAAATACGACTATTAATAACAGCTTAGATATTTTAAAGTTTACTAGTGAAAATTTAGGTATCTGTTATCTTCCAGATTTCACTGTTTCCCAAGAATTAGAAAGAGGTGAGCTTATTACAGTTCTCGATGAGTTTATGCCCCCACCTCTTCCTATATACCTCGTGCATATAAACAGAAACTTATCACCAAAAGAGAAAGCTTTTGTCGAATTCATTAAGTCTCTGAAGATATGCTCGTGCTAA
- a CDS encoding AraC family transcriptional regulator: MSRQHISRINDVLFHIHQDISQPLSAKALSEIAAYSEQHFHRTFKSVVGESLHQYIRRTRMEYAANQLMFDTTSSVVEIASKCGFSSASSFSRAFKATFNMSPGEWRKHDLQVAEKPYLKDPEVAAGYLNVAQHALPEPKIIEVSERMAAYVRHTGYNRSIRNAWLILKAWANSEQRDFSRQFGLHHSNPAWVEMDQCRYVACIAIDEPIKYRGVVNQMVIPGGLHAVFRLKGRYGELLPQISMVLEKWLPTSGFKQRSTPAYVHYFQNHFLNSDEVFELDFHLPVSFY, translated from the coding sequence ATGTCACGTCAACACATATCCCGAATCAATGATGTTCTGTTCCATATTCATCAAGATATTAGCCAGCCTTTATCGGCTAAAGCGCTCTCTGAGATTGCGGCTTATTCTGAGCAACACTTTCATCGCACATTTAAAAGTGTGGTTGGGGAGTCGTTACATCAATATATTCGACGTACTCGAATGGAATATGCAGCCAATCAATTGATGTTTGACACCACGTCATCCGTGGTAGAAATTGCGAGTAAGTGTGGTTTTAGTTCTGCCTCTTCGTTCAGTCGAGCGTTCAAAGCGACCTTTAATATGTCGCCCGGAGAATGGCGTAAGCATGATTTACAAGTCGCAGAGAAGCCCTATTTGAAAGACCCTGAAGTTGCTGCGGGCTATTTAAATGTGGCGCAACACGCATTACCAGAGCCGAAGATTATTGAAGTGTCGGAACGCATGGCGGCTTATGTTCGACATACGGGGTATAATCGTTCCATTCGCAATGCGTGGTTGATACTGAAGGCTTGGGCTAACTCCGAACAGCGTGACTTTTCGCGCCAATTTGGTTTGCACCACTCAAACCCTGCTTGGGTTGAAATGGATCAGTGTCGCTATGTGGCGTGTATCGCAATTGATGAGCCGATTAAGTATCGTGGCGTGGTTAACCAAATGGTGATTCCGGGTGGCTTACACGCTGTATTTCGACTTAAGGGGCGCTATGGTGAACTGTTACCACAGATCAGTATGGTATTGGAAAAATGGCTACCGACATCTGGCTTCAAGCAACGCTCAACCCCCGCTTATGTTCACTATTTTCAAAATCATTTTCTCAATAGTGACGAGGTGTTTGAACTTGATTTTCATCTCCCGGTGAGTTTTTATTAA
- a CDS encoding aminotransferase-like domain-containing protein has protein sequence MEIAQSLQQIQSSYIREILAAASDPNVISLAGGLPDEKTFPIDLMKPTLENLANMPEVFQYGSTAGYGPLLEHLTQSFQLPETHTVMICTGSQQGLDLIARAYVDPGDVIVMEAPSYLGAMQVFGLVQANIVTVSQTEFGPNLEELKTCFAQQAPKMFYAVPDFHNPTGVCWTKETRQKVAELCIQYDVAFIEDAPYRELRFSGSELPMVSSFCPDNSIVLRSFSKIASPGLRIGAVTGKRSYLEPLIKVKQGADLHSSVPMQALLVGLLKHDDFNLHMENIRTLYKSRYEVLFSELEKQLPADCVLKSVDGGMFIWVEIPECDTFELARTLLANGVAVVPSPVFYPKADEAKAALRLNFTNANPEELTEAVKRLTQVLNQA, from the coding sequence ATGGAAATCGCACAGTCATTACAACAAATTCAATCTTCATACATTCGAGAAATCCTCGCAGCCGCAAGCGATCCAAATGTCATCTCATTGGCTGGCGGTTTACCGGACGAGAAGACATTCCCTATCGATTTGATGAAGCCAACGTTAGAAAACCTAGCGAACATGCCTGAAGTTTTCCAATATGGTTCCACGGCTGGTTATGGCCCACTACTTGAGCACCTAACCCAAAGCTTCCAGTTACCAGAAACTCACACCGTCATGATTTGTACGGGCTCCCAACAAGGCTTGGATTTGATTGCACGTGCGTATGTCGATCCGGGAGATGTGATTGTGATGGAAGCGCCAAGCTACTTGGGTGCGATGCAAGTGTTTGGCTTGGTTCAAGCAAACATTGTGACCGTTTCTCAAACCGAATTTGGCCCGAACCTTGAAGAGCTGAAAACCTGTTTTGCGCAACAAGCGCCGAAAATGTTCTACGCGGTGCCCGATTTCCATAACCCAACAGGGGTATGCTGGACAAAAGAGACTCGTCAAAAAGTCGCAGAGTTGTGCATCCAATACGACGTAGCATTCATTGAAGATGCCCCATACCGTGAACTACGCTTCTCGGGGTCTGAGCTACCTATGGTTTCTTCATTCTGCCCGGACAACTCTATCGTTCTTCGTTCATTCTCGAAGATTGCATCACCAGGGCTACGCATTGGCGCAGTAACAGGCAAACGCAGCTACCTTGAGCCATTGATCAAAGTGAAACAAGGCGCGGATTTGCACTCAAGTGTACCGATGCAAGCACTGCTCGTTGGCCTTCTGAAACATGACGATTTCAACCTGCACATGGAAAACATTCGTACTCTGTACAAGTCTCGCTATGAAGTGCTGTTTTCAGAACTAGAGAAACAACTGCCAGCAGACTGCGTGTTAAAATCCGTTGATGGCGGGATGTTCATTTGGGTAGAAATTCCAGAGTGCGACACCTTCGAACTGGCTAGAACTCTGCTTGCTAACGGCGTTGCTGTCGTGCCAAGCCCTGTGTTCTATCCAAAAGCTGACGAAGCAAAAGCCGCACTGCGCCTAAACTTCACCAACGCCAACCCAGAAGAATTAACGGAAGCGGTGAAACGCCTAACACAAGTGCTGAACCAAGCGTAA
- a CDS encoding GNAT family N-acetyltransferase: MKVIVGNNPELILKAQSIRHQVFVVEQQIPQTLDLDGLDLKSHHVLVTDADNLVATARLYIDDNGHAIMARVAVLQAYRGLGIASKVVSTVLEHARQQCAKVIEIHAHQYLRHYYERFGFDFIREVEIVGEHQLIEMRYDIAPSTHIQ; encoded by the coding sequence ATGAAAGTGATCGTTGGCAACAACCCAGAGCTGATACTTAAAGCGCAATCTATTCGCCACCAAGTGTTTGTCGTTGAACAACAAATCCCTCAAACTTTAGATCTTGATGGGTTAGATCTCAAATCACACCATGTGTTAGTTACCGACGCCGACAATCTGGTCGCAACTGCTCGCTTATACATTGATGACAACGGCCACGCGATTATGGCTCGTGTAGCCGTTTTACAAGCGTATCGAGGTTTAGGTATCGCCTCTAAAGTGGTGTCCACCGTTCTTGAACATGCCCGCCAGCAATGTGCCAAAGTCATTGAAATTCATGCCCATCAATACTTAAGACATTACTACGAAAGATTTGGCTTTGATTTTATTCGTGAAGTAGAAATCGTCGGAGAGCATCAACTCATTGAAATGAGATACGACATCGCGCCTTCAACCCACATTCAGTAA
- a CDS encoding YdcH family protein, which translates to MLNENHAFILDFPDLKLDIVQLNHDDERFKADMQKYHQLDYDIRQLEISGSPIDDDSMHNLKVERMELKDSLHKQLMRHHALKIV; encoded by the coding sequence ATGCTCAATGAAAACCATGCCTTTATCTTAGATTTCCCAGATCTTAAATTAGACATTGTTCAGCTCAACCACGACGACGAAAGATTCAAAGCAGACATGCAGAAGTACCACCAACTCGACTACGACATCCGTCAGCTAGAGATTTCTGGCAGCCCTATCGATGACGACAGCATGCACAATCTCAAAGTAGAACGCATGGAGCTAAAAGACTCGCTACACAAACAGCTCATGCGCCATCACGCGCTCAAGATCGTATAA